In Streptomyces sp. NBC_00306, a single genomic region encodes these proteins:
- a CDS encoding RidA family protein: MTDSVRRLASENPWEESFGYSRAVELPTGLVLVSGCTSTVGGQISAGGPYEQAVTAFGVAIDALKELGLGREHVVRTRMYLTHARDVEDVGRAHKELFGEVRPAASMLIVSGFVDPSLVVEVEVEAYRGGAG; this comes from the coding sequence ATGACCGATTCCGTACGCCGTCTCGCCTCGGAGAACCCGTGGGAGGAGTCCTTCGGCTACTCCCGCGCCGTCGAGCTGCCGACCGGCCTGGTCCTCGTCTCCGGCTGCACGTCGACCGTCGGCGGCCAGATCTCCGCGGGCGGCCCCTACGAGCAGGCGGTCACCGCGTTCGGTGTCGCCATCGACGCGCTGAAGGAACTCGGCCTCGGCCGGGAGCACGTGGTGCGGACGCGGATGTACCTCACGCACGCGCGTGACGTGGAGGACGTCGGCCGCGCGCACAAGGAGCTGTTCGGCGAGGTCCGCCCCGCCGCGTCCATGCTCATCGTCTCCGGCTTCGTCGACCCGAGCCTGGTCGTCGAGGTGGAGGTCGAGGCGTACCGGGGAGGTGCCGGATGA
- the priA gene encoding bifunctional 1-(5-phosphoribosyl)-5-((5-phosphoribosylamino)methylideneamino)imidazole-4-carboxamide isomerase/phosphoribosylanthranilate isomerase PriA: MPKLELLPAVDVRDGQAVRLVHGESGTETSYGSPLEAALAWQRSGAEWLHLVDLDAAFGTGDNRELIAEVARAMDIKVELSGGIRDDASLAAALATGCTRVNLGTAALETPEWVAKVIAEHGDKIAVGLDVRGTTLRGRGWTRDGGDLYETLARLDSEGCARYVVTDIAKDGTLQGPNLELLKNVCAATDKPVVASGGVSSLDDLRALSSLVPAGVEGAIVGKALYAKAFTLEEALAAVSA; encoded by the coding sequence ATGCCGAAGCTTGAACTCCTTCCCGCAGTCGACGTCCGCGACGGCCAGGCCGTCCGGCTGGTGCACGGCGAGTCCGGCACCGAGACGTCCTACGGCTCCCCCCTGGAGGCCGCCCTGGCCTGGCAGCGCTCGGGCGCGGAATGGCTGCATCTCGTCGACCTGGACGCCGCGTTCGGCACCGGCGACAACCGCGAGCTGATCGCCGAGGTCGCGCGCGCCATGGACATCAAGGTGGAGCTGTCCGGCGGCATCCGCGACGACGCCTCGCTCGCCGCGGCCCTCGCCACCGGCTGCACCCGAGTCAACCTGGGCACGGCCGCCCTGGAGACCCCGGAGTGGGTCGCCAAGGTCATCGCCGAGCACGGCGACAAGATCGCGGTCGGCCTGGACGTCCGGGGCACGACCCTGCGCGGCCGCGGCTGGACGCGCGACGGCGGCGACCTCTACGAGACGCTGGCCCGCCTCGACTCCGAGGGCTGCGCGCGGTACGTCGTCACCGACATCGCCAAGGACGGCACTCTCCAGGGCCCCAACCTGGAGCTCCTGAAGAACGTCTGCGCCGCGACCGACAAGCCGGTCGTCGCCTCCGGCGGCGTCTCCTCGCTCGACGATCTGCGGGCCCTCTCCTCGCTGGTCCCCGCCGGTGTCGAGGGCGCGATCGTCGGAAAGGCGCTGTACGCCAAGGCGTTCACGCTGGAAGAGGCGCTCGCGGCGGTGTCGGCATGA
- the hisH gene encoding imidazole glycerol phosphate synthase subunit HisH has product MSTPKKVVVFDYGFGNIRSAERALARVGADVEITRDFDTAMNADGLLVPGVGAFSACMDGLKRARGDWIIGRRLSGGRPVMGICVGMQILFGRGIEHGVETEGLDEWPGTVGPLKAPVVPHMGWNTVEAPAGSKLFAGTDDDTRFYFVHSYAVHEWELEVTNAAIRAPQITWATHGERFVAAVENNALWATQFHPEKSGDAGAQLLTNWIETL; this is encoded by the coding sequence ATGAGCACTCCGAAGAAGGTCGTCGTCTTCGACTACGGATTCGGCAACATCCGCTCCGCCGAGCGGGCGCTGGCCCGGGTCGGCGCGGACGTCGAGATCACCCGTGACTTCGACACGGCGATGAACGCCGACGGACTCCTCGTCCCGGGCGTCGGCGCGTTCTCCGCCTGCATGGACGGCCTCAAGCGCGCCCGCGGCGACTGGATCATCGGCCGCCGGCTCTCCGGCGGCCGCCCCGTCATGGGCATCTGCGTGGGCATGCAGATCCTGTTCGGCCGCGGCATCGAGCACGGTGTGGAGACCGAGGGCCTCGACGAGTGGCCCGGCACGGTCGGCCCGCTCAAGGCGCCCGTCGTCCCGCACATGGGCTGGAACACCGTCGAGGCACCGGCCGGCAGCAAGCTGTTCGCCGGCACCGACGACGACACCCGGTTCTACTTCGTGCACTCCTATGCCGTGCACGAGTGGGAGCTGGAGGTCACCAACGCCGCCATCCGCGCCCCCCAGATCACCTGGGCCACCCATGGCGAGCGCTTCGTGGCCGCCGTGGAGAACAACGCGCTGTGGGCGACCCAGTTCCACCCCGAGAAGTCCGGCGACGCCGGCGCCCAGCTGCTGACCAACTGGATCGAGACGCTGTAA
- the hisB gene encoding imidazoleglycerol-phosphate dehydratase HisB — protein MSRVGRVERTTKETSVVVEIDLDGTGKVDVATGVGFYDHMLDQLGRHGLFDLTVKTEGDLHIDSHHTIEDTALALGNAFKQALGDKVGIYRFGNCTVPLDESLAQVTVDLSGRPYLVHTEPENMAPMIGEYDTTMTRHILESFVAQAQIALHVHVPYGRNAHHIVECQFKALARALRYASERDPRAAGILPSTKGAL, from the coding sequence ATGAGCCGCGTAGGACGGGTCGAACGCACCACCAAGGAGACGTCCGTCGTCGTCGAGATCGACCTCGACGGCACCGGGAAGGTCGATGTCGCGACCGGGGTCGGCTTCTACGACCACATGCTCGACCAGCTGGGCCGGCACGGGCTGTTCGACCTCACCGTGAAGACCGAGGGCGACCTCCACATCGACTCGCACCACACCATCGAGGACACCGCACTCGCGCTCGGCAACGCCTTCAAGCAGGCGCTCGGCGACAAGGTCGGCATCTACCGCTTCGGCAACTGCACCGTGCCGCTGGACGAGTCCCTCGCCCAGGTCACCGTGGACCTGTCGGGGCGTCCGTACCTCGTGCACACCGAGCCCGAGAACATGGCGCCGATGATCGGCGAGTACGACACGACGATGACCCGGCACATCCTGGAGTCGTTCGTCGCGCAGGCCCAGATCGCGCTGCACGTGCACGTGCCGTACGGCCGCAACGCGCACCACATCGTCGAGTGCCAGTTCAAGGCGCTGGCCCGCGCCCTGCGTTACGCGTCCGAGCGCGACCCGCGCGCGGCCGGCATCCTCCCGTCCACGAAGGGCGCCCTGTGA
- a CDS encoding histidinol-phosphate transaminase, with the protein MTGIDDLPIRDELRGKSPYGAPQLDVPVRLNTNENPYPLPEALVDRITERVREAARGLNRYPDRDAVELRTELARYLTRTTGHEVGAAGVWAANGSNEVIQQLLQTFAGPGRVAIGFEPSYSMHGLISRGTGTAWISGPRQADFTIDVAAAREAVAEHRPDVVFITSPNNPTGTAVDAETVVALYDAAQAAKPSLVVVDEAYVEFSHRPSLLPLIEGRPNLVVSRTMSKAFGAAGLRLGYLAADPAVVDAVQLVRLPYHLSAVTQATALAALEHTDTLLGYVEQLKTERDRLVAELLAIGYEVTESDANFVQFGRFPDAHEAWRQILDHGVLVRDNGVPGWLRVTAGTPEENDAFLDAVRALMKERSKKEQSA; encoded by the coding sequence GTGACCGGCATCGACGATCTCCCCATCAGGGACGAGCTGCGCGGCAAGTCCCCGTACGGCGCGCCCCAGCTGGACGTGCCCGTCCGGCTGAACACCAACGAGAACCCCTACCCGCTGCCCGAGGCGCTGGTCGACCGGATCACCGAGCGGGTCCGCGAGGCCGCCCGCGGCCTCAACCGCTACCCCGACCGGGACGCCGTCGAGCTGCGCACCGAGCTCGCCCGCTATCTCACCCGCACCACCGGGCACGAGGTGGGCGCCGCGGGCGTCTGGGCGGCCAACGGCTCCAACGAGGTCATCCAGCAACTGCTCCAGACCTTCGCCGGGCCGGGCCGTGTCGCCATCGGCTTCGAGCCCTCGTACTCGATGCACGGTCTGATCTCCCGGGGCACCGGCACCGCCTGGATCTCCGGCCCGCGCCAAGCCGACTTCACCATCGACGTGGCGGCGGCCCGGGAGGCCGTCGCCGAGCACCGGCCGGACGTCGTCTTCATCACCTCGCCCAACAACCCCACGGGCACCGCGGTCGATGCCGAGACCGTCGTCGCCCTGTACGACGCGGCGCAGGCGGCCAAGCCGTCCCTGGTCGTGGTCGACGAGGCGTACGTGGAGTTCAGCCACCGCCCCTCGCTGCTGCCGCTGATCGAGGGCCGGCCGAATCTCGTGGTGTCGCGCACCATGTCCAAGGCCTTCGGCGCCGCCGGACTGCGCCTGGGCTATCTCGCCGCCGATCCCGCCGTGGTCGACGCCGTCCAGCTGGTCCGCCTGCCGTACCACCTGTCGGCCGTCACCCAGGCCACCGCGCTCGCCGCCCTCGAACACACCGATACCCTGCTCGGGTACGTCGAGCAGCTGAAGACCGAGCGCGACCGCCTGGTCGCCGAGCTGCTCGCCATCGGGTACGAGGTCACCGAGTCCGATGCCAACTTCGTGCAGTTCGGACGGTTCCCCGACGCGCACGAGGCCTGGCGGCAGATCCTCGACCACGGCGTCCTGGTCCGTGACAACGGCGTACCCGGATGGCTGCGGGTCACCGCCGGCACCCCCGAAGAGAACGACGCGTTCCTCGATGCGGTTCGCGCTTTGATGAAGGAACGCAGCAAGAAGGAGCAGAGCGCATGA
- the hisD gene encoding histidinol dehydrogenase yields the protein MISRIDLRGDALPEGAALRDLLPRAEFDVEAALEKVRPICEDVHHRGTAALIDYAEKFDGVTLTQVRVPRAALTEALEQLDPEVRAALEESIRRARIVHRAQRRAEHITQVVPGGTVTEKWVPVERVGLYAPGGRSVYPSSVIMNVVPAQEAGVESIALASPPQRPRFDGDPAGGRPHPTILAACALLGIDEVYAAGGAQAVAMFAYGTSGPDGCAPANMVTGPGNIWVAAAKRYFTGRIGIDTEAGPTEIAVLADDTADPVHVAADLISQAEHDPMAAAVLVTDSPELADAVEKELEPQVAATKHVVDRILPALGGKQSAIVLVDDIEAGLRVVNAYGAEHLEVQTTGAAAVAARVRNAGAIFVGPWAPVSLGDYCAGSNHVLPTGGCACHSSGLSVQSFLRGIHIVDYSRDALAEVTHHVVTLAEAEDLPAHGAAMKARFGWKVPQK from the coding sequence GTGATCTCTCGAATCGATCTGCGCGGCGACGCCCTCCCCGAGGGCGCTGCTCTGCGTGACCTGTTGCCCCGTGCCGAGTTCGACGTGGAAGCCGCCCTGGAGAAGGTGCGGCCCATCTGCGAGGACGTGCATCATCGGGGCACGGCGGCGCTGATCGACTACGCGGAGAAGTTCGACGGCGTCACGCTGACGCAGGTGCGGGTGCCCCGCGCCGCGCTCACCGAGGCGCTGGAGCAGCTCGACCCCGAGGTCAGGGCCGCGCTGGAGGAGTCGATCCGGCGCGCCCGGATCGTGCACCGGGCGCAGCGCCGCGCCGAGCACATCACCCAGGTCGTCCCCGGCGGCACGGTCACCGAGAAGTGGGTGCCCGTCGAGCGCGTCGGGCTCTATGCCCCGGGCGGCCGTTCCGTCTATCCCTCCTCCGTGATCATGAACGTCGTGCCGGCGCAGGAAGCGGGCGTCGAGTCGATCGCGCTCGCCTCCCCTCCGCAGAGGCCCCGCTTCGACGGTGACCCGGCCGGCGGCCGTCCGCACCCGACGATCCTGGCCGCGTGCGCGCTGCTCGGCATCGACGAGGTGTACGCGGCCGGCGGCGCCCAGGCCGTCGCGATGTTCGCGTACGGAACCTCCGGACCCGACGGGTGCGCCCCCGCCAACATGGTCACCGGCCCGGGCAACATCTGGGTCGCCGCCGCCAAGCGCTACTTCACCGGACGCATCGGCATCGACACCGAGGCCGGCCCGACCGAGATCGCGGTCCTCGCCGACGACACCGCCGACCCGGTGCACGTCGCCGCCGACCTGATCAGCCAGGCCGAGCACGACCCGATGGCCGCCGCGGTGCTGGTCACCGACTCCCCGGAGCTGGCCGACGCGGTCGAGAAGGAGCTGGAGCCGCAGGTCGCGGCCACCAAGCACGTGGTCGACCGGATCCTGCCGGCCCTGGGGGGCAAGCAGTCCGCGATCGTCCTGGTCGACGACATCGAGGCGGGTCTGCGGGTCGTCAACGCCTACGGGGCCGAGCACCTGGAGGTCCAGACCACTGGCGCCGCCGCGGTCGCCGCCCGCGTCCGCAACGCCGGAGCGATCTTCGTCGGCCCCTGGGCCCCCGTATCCCTCGGTGACTACTGCGCGGGCTCCAACCACGTGCTGCCGACCGGCGGCTGCGCCTGCCACTCCTCGGGACTGTCCGTCCAGTCGTTCCTGCGCGGCATCCACATCGTGGACTACAGCCGCGACGCCCTCGCCGAGGTCACCCATCACGTGGTCACCCTGGCCGAGGCCGAGGACCTGCCGGCGCACGGCGCCGCCATGAAGGCGCGTTTCGGCTGGAAGGTGCCGCAGAAGTGA
- a CDS encoding oxidoreductase, whose amino-acid sequence MTEPLDDGPPDGLSPPEERMWNAFRNGSTYDLSDPNPLLNDPFSPRPWGPDRSVRASIVARLLLSGPTARPGRVAALKLRGIQITGTLKLAGGSIAPYVELNGCRFENELLMPEAHFTTVRMVGCAIPRIEAARLRTEGDLHLPRCRVEHGIRLTDAQIGTDLLINQIHVRPDRRGRAITADGMSVAQDLQAELIETYGEFSLRGAKVGVSLSLRGSRLRAAGERRALNAPQLSVERTLYMTGAWVSEATGNQGATPPFGTPRGSTAGRGTRLQPFECRGGVRLDDGRFGDAIDLNRARFVLNAREELSLRRIVTPELRFSAERPEEGRVVLNGAKVVTLIDMAVSWPGPGGLAMGGFVYENLVPYEEFPLSRRLEWVASATPEYSPEPYERLATVLRNSGEDEDAREVLLAKQRRRRETLPLAGKLWGLLQDWTVAYGYRPGRAALWMAVLWAAGTVAFSQVEPAPIKSGEHPEWNAPLYALDLLVPVINLGQDGYWLLDSRWQWAAAALVLLGWILATTVAAGASRLLRRG is encoded by the coding sequence GTGACCGAGCCGCTGGACGACGGTCCTCCCGACGGGCTGAGCCCGCCCGAGGAACGCATGTGGAACGCCTTCCGGAACGGAAGCACATACGACCTGAGCGATCCCAATCCCCTGTTGAACGACCCCTTCTCGCCACGCCCCTGGGGTCCCGACCGCAGTGTCCGCGCGTCGATCGTCGCCCGGCTGCTGCTGAGCGGACCGACCGCCCGCCCCGGACGGGTGGCCGCGCTGAAGCTGCGCGGGATCCAGATCACCGGCACCCTCAAGCTCGCCGGCGGCAGCATCGCCCCGTACGTCGAGCTGAACGGCTGCCGCTTCGAGAACGAACTGCTCATGCCCGAGGCGCATTTCACCACCGTGCGCATGGTCGGCTGCGCCATCCCGCGGATCGAGGCGGCCCGGCTGCGCACCGAGGGCGATCTCCACCTGCCGCGCTGCCGCGTCGAGCACGGCATCCGGCTCACGGACGCCCAGATCGGCACCGACCTGCTGATCAACCAGATCCATGTGCGGCCCGACCGCAGGGGCCGGGCGATCACCGCGGACGGCATGTCGGTCGCGCAGGACTTACAGGCGGAACTGATAGAGACCTACGGCGAGTTCAGCCTGCGCGGCGCGAAGGTCGGCGTCTCGCTCAGCCTGCGCGGCAGCAGACTGCGGGCCGCGGGCGAGCGCCGGGCGCTGAACGCACCCCAGCTCAGCGTGGAGCGGACGCTCTACATGACGGGCGCGTGGGTCAGCGAGGCCACCGGCAACCAGGGCGCCACTCCCCCGTTCGGCACCCCTCGGGGCAGCACCGCGGGGCGCGGGACGAGACTTCAGCCGTTCGAGTGCCGGGGCGGGGTGCGTCTTGATGACGGCCGGTTCGGTGACGCGATCGATCTGAACCGTGCGCGGTTCGTGCTGAACGCGCGCGAGGAGCTGTCACTGCGCCGGATCGTGACACCCGAGCTGCGGTTCAGCGCCGAGCGCCCCGAGGAGGGCCGGGTCGTGCTGAACGGCGCGAAGGTCGTCACCCTGATCGACATGGCGGTCAGCTGGCCGGGCCCGGGAGGACTCGCGATGGGCGGGTTCGTCTACGAGAACCTCGTCCCGTACGAGGAGTTTCCGCTGAGCAGACGGCTGGAATGGGTGGCCTCGGCGACCCCCGAGTACTCCCCCGAGCCGTACGAACGCCTCGCGACCGTGCTGCGCAACAGCGGCGAGGACGAGGACGCCCGGGAGGTGCTGCTGGCCAAGCAGCGCAGACGCCGCGAGACGCTGCCCCTGGCCGGAAAGCTGTGGGGTCTGCTCCAGGACTGGACGGTGGCGTACGGCTACCGGCCAGGACGGGCCGCGCTGTGGATGGCGGTCCTGTGGGCGGCCGGCACGGTCGCCTTCTCCCAGGTGGAACCGGCGCCGATCAAGTCCGGGGAGCATCCGGAGTGGAACGCCCCGTTGTACGCGCTGGATCTGCTCGTGCCGGTGATCAATCTCGGCCAGGACGGCTACTGGCTGCTTGACAGCCGCTGGCAGTGGGCCGCCGCCGCGCTGGTGCTGTTGGGGTGGATTCTCGCCACGACGGTCGCGGCCGGCGCGTCCCGTCTCCTGCGGCGCGGCTGA
- a CDS encoding LON peptidase substrate-binding domain-containing protein, translated as MTTARLPLFPLNSVLFPGLVLPLNVFEERYRALMRELLKTDESEPRRFAVVAIRDGREVAPTLPGMPDQTAVLERGPTAGFGDDPVQAFHPVGCIADAATIRERDDGSFEVLATGTTRIRLLSVDASGPFLTAEVEELPEETGDGAGALAEGVLRAFRSYQKRLAGARERSLSTGADLPDEPSVVSYLVAAAAVLDTPAKQRLLEAKDTAARLREELTLLRAETAVIRHLPSLPAVDLTRAPTSPN; from the coding sequence GTGACCACCGCACGTCTCCCTCTCTTCCCGCTCAACTCGGTGCTGTTCCCGGGTCTCGTCCTGCCCCTGAACGTGTTCGAGGAGCGCTATCGCGCCCTCATGCGCGAACTGCTGAAGACGGACGAGTCCGAGCCGCGCCGCTTCGCCGTGGTCGCCATCCGCGACGGCCGGGAGGTCGCGCCGACGCTGCCCGGGATGCCGGACCAGACCGCTGTGCTTGAGCGCGGCCCCACGGCGGGCTTCGGCGACGATCCCGTCCAGGCCTTCCACCCCGTGGGCTGCATCGCCGACGCCGCCACCATCCGTGAGCGCGACGACGGCAGCTTCGAGGTGCTCGCCACCGGTACGACCCGGATCCGGCTGCTCTCGGTCGACGCGAGCGGCCCTTTTCTGACGGCCGAGGTGGAGGAGCTCCCGGAAGAGACCGGGGACGGCGCGGGAGCGCTCGCCGAGGGTGTGCTGCGGGCCTTCCGCAGCTACCAGAAGCGGCTGGCGGGGGCCCGCGAGCGCTCGCTGTCCACGGGAGCGGACCTGCCCGACGAGCCGTCGGTGGTGTCCTATCTGGTCGCGGCGGCGGCCGTGCTGGACACCCCCGCGAAGCAGCGGCTCCTGGAGGCGAAGGACACCGCGGCGCGGCTGCGCGAGGAACTGACGCTGCTGCGCGCGGAGACCGCGGTGATCCGGCATCTTCCGTCGCTGCCCGCGGTCGATCTGACGCGGGCGCCGACGAGCCCCAACTGA
- the ybaK gene encoding Cys-tRNA(Pro) deacylase, producing the protein MAKKPRKPGGTPATVALTAAGTEFTVHEYAHDPASASYGEEAAEALGVSPDRVFKTLVADVDGELTVAVVPVAGKLDLKALATAVGGKRATMADPAAAERTTGYVRGGISPLGQRKRLTTVLDESAAGHPTICVSAGRRGLEVELSPSDLAALTSAVLAPIGRA; encoded by the coding sequence GTGGCGAAGAAGCCCAGGAAACCGGGCGGCACGCCCGCGACGGTCGCGCTGACCGCGGCGGGCACGGAGTTCACCGTGCACGAGTACGCCCACGACCCGGCGTCCGCGTCGTACGGCGAGGAGGCGGCCGAGGCGCTCGGTGTCTCCCCCGACCGGGTCTTCAAGACGCTTGTCGCGGACGTCGACGGCGAACTGACGGTCGCGGTGGTGCCGGTGGCGGGCAAACTGGATCTCAAGGCCCTGGCCACGGCGGTCGGCGGCAAACGCGCGACGATGGCGGACCCGGCGGCTGCGGAACGCACGACGGGTTACGTCCGTGGCGGGATCTCGCCGCTGGGCCAGCGCAAGCGCCTGACCACCGTGCTGGACGAGTCGGCGGCCGGCCACCCCACGATCTGTGTCTCGGCGGGCCGCCGCGGCCTGGAGGTCGAGCTCTCCCCGTCGGACCTGGCGGCCCTCACCTCCGCGGTGCTGGCACCGATCGGCCGCGCGTAG